The Podarcis raffonei isolate rPodRaf1 chromosome 2, rPodRaf1.pri, whole genome shotgun sequence genome window below encodes:
- the APEH gene encoding acylamino-acid-releasing enzyme, with the protein MEPPLLNDAEEIAALYRELSQFPSLSSASIGPEVTTQYGGKYCNVYTEWSQRDLERAENIKFCHQYLIFHDSHSIVYSSPSGNCTEIKGELLSRDSPSGAQKAVLRKTSNTKGEEKQFLEVWEKNRKVKSIELTALEKHGQVYEDDQFGCLAWSHSETHLLYVAEKKRPKAESFFKPKAPELSSEEELAKTERRDKAIKGEQFVFYEDWGETLVAKSTPVLCVLDIESNNVSVLESVPEHISPGQAFWAPGDTGVVFTGWWHEPFRLGLRYCTNRRSAIFYVDLTGGRCELLSDDNKAIWSPRLSPDQCRIVYLENPASGPHQQCSRLCMYDWYTKLTSVVVEIVPRQSQGEFTGIYSTALSEHCWAADSQRVVLDTIQRSRQELIVVDTVSGSVCSLTKGSRLGSWALLTVDRDLMVARFSTPNCPPVLMVAFLPPAGKEAEVNWVCLEEASPIQEISWDVRTLQPPPEQDNPQYAGLSFEAILLRPTQEPKKAKFPLVVSPHGGPHSAFTTSWMLYPALLCRMGFAVLLVNYRGSLGFGQDSVDSLPGKVGSQDVKDVQFCVEQVLQEELTDPQRVAVFGGSHGGFLSCHLIGQYPGTYKACVARNPVVNVASMVGSTDIPDWCLTEAGLPYDQTALPDPKQGAEMLLCSPMQYVDKVRTPVLLMIGDEDRRVPPKQGLEYYRALKAKGVPTRMLLYPGNNHSLSGVEAEADGFMNIALWLIQHLK; encoded by the exons ATGGAACCACCG TTGTTGAATGACGCAGAGGAGATAGCTGCTTTGTATCGTGAGCTTAGCCAGTTCCCATCTCTTTCCAGTGCCTCTATTGGGCCAGAGGTAACAACTCAGTATGGTGGGAAATACTGCAACGTTTACACAG AGTGGTCTCAGCGAGACTTGGAAAGAGCTGAAAATATAAAATTCTGCCATCAGTACCTCATCTTCCATGACAGCCACTCCATCGTGTACTCAAGCCCCTCTGGCAATTGCACGGAAATCAAGGGAGA GCTGCTCAGTCGGGACTCTCCCAGTGGAGCACAGAAAGCCGTTCTACGAAAGACTAGCAACACCAAAGGCGAAGAGAAACAGTTCCTAGAG GTGTGGGAAAAGAACCGCAAGGTGAAGAGCATCGAATTGACAGCCCTGGAGAAGCATGGCCAAGTGTACGAGGATG ACCAATTTGGCTGCTTGGCCTGGTCACACTCCGAGACGCACCTTCTCTACGTGGCGGAGAAGAAGCGCCCCAAGGCTGAGTCGTTCTTTAAGCCAAAAGCCCCTGAGCTGAGCAGTGAAGAGGAACTGGCCAAGACAGAGCGACGAGATAAAGCCATTAAG GGAGAGCAGTTTGTGTTCTACGAAGACTGGGGGGAGACCCTGGTGGCTAAAAGCACTCCTGTGCTGTGTGTATTGGACATTGAGAGCAACAACGTTTCGGTCCTGGAGAGCGTTCCAGAGCACATCTCCCCTGGGCAG GCCTTCTGGGCTCCAGGCGACACTGGGGTGGTGTTCACAGGCTGGTGGCACGAGCCCTTCCGCCTAGGGTTGAGGTACTGCACCAATCGCAG ATCAGCTATCTTCTATGTGGACCTGACAGGTGGTCGTTGTG AGCTGTTATCAGACGACAACAAAGCCATTTGGTCTCCACGCCTGAGCCCAGACCAATGTCGCATTGTGTACCTGGAGAACCCGGCTTCTGGGCCTCACCAACAGTGCAGCCGTCTCTGCATG TATGACTGGTACACAAAGCTCACTTCCGTCGTGGTGGAGATTGTGCCTCGGCAGAGCCAAG GTGAATTCACTGGGATCTATAGCACAGCACTGTCAGAGCACTGCTGGGCAGCAGACAGCCAGAGGGTTGTGCTGGACACAATTCAACGTAGCAGGCAG GAGCTGATTGTAGTTGATACAGTGTCCGGCAGTGTGTGCTCTCTGACCAAGG GTTCCCGTCTTGGAAGCTGGGCCCTGCTCACTGTCGACCGAGATCTGATGGTGGCCAGATTCTCCACTCCAAACTGCCCTCCCGTGCTT ATGGTGGCCTTCCTGCCTCCTGCTGGCAAGGAAGCTGAAGTTAACTGGGTGTGCCTGGAAGAAGCCAGCCCAATTCAAGAAATCTCTTGGGATGTCCGTACCCTGCAGCCTCCTCCAGAACAGGACAACCCCCAGTATG CGGGCCTCAGTTTTGAAGCCATCCTACTCCGGCCCACTCAGGAGCCAAAGAAGGCCAAGTTTCCATTAGTGGTGTCACCCCATG GAGGCCCACACTCGGCGTTCACCACCAGCTGGATGCTGTACCCAGCACTGCTCTGCCGGATGGGGTTTGCTGTGCTGCTGG TGAATTACCGAGGATCACTAGGCTTTGGCCAGGACAGTGTGGACTCCCTTCCAGGGAAAGTGGGCAGTCAGGATGTCAAGGATGTGCAG TTCTGTGTGGAACAGGTGCTACAGGAGGAACTGACAGATCCACAGAGAGTGGCCGTGTTTGGTGGCTCCCATGGAGGCTTCCTATCCTGCCATCTCATCGGCCAATACCCTGGCACCTACAAGGCTTGCGTGGCCAGGAATCCCGTGGTCAACGTGGCCTCCATGGTCGGAAGCACTGACATCCCTGACTG GTGCCTGACGGAGGCTGGCTTACCGTATGACCAGACTGCCCTCCCAGATCCCAAGCAAGGGGCAGAGATGCTTCTTTGTTCACCTATGCAATACGTTGACAAG GTTCGGACACCTGTTCTTTTAATGATAGGAGATGAAGATAGACGTGTACCCCCCAAGCAAGGCTTGGAGTATTACCGTGCTCTCAAGGCCAAGGGTGTCCCAACCCG AATGCTGCTTTATCCGGGCAATAACCATTCGCTCTCTGGTGTGGAGGCCGAGGCAGATGGTTTCATGAATATTGCACTCTGGCTGATCCAGCACCTGAAATGA